Within Dermacentor albipictus isolate Rhodes 1998 colony chromosome 3, USDA_Dalb.pri_finalv2, whole genome shotgun sequence, the genomic segment CAGTGATTGCGACATTATCGGGCGGCATGACGAACATGGtggcaactgaagcaaataggtTGGTCATATCCGGTGTTCGCCACTCTGCCATGTTGCGAGTACCTCGAGGGACCCGCTGATTTTGGGTATGCGCAAGATTTTGGGTATGCAGTCGGGTACAGAGCCGCAGGACACATGGCTTCCAGCTCGCGGCGCGCAATATTCGTCAGCTGCTCttaaggctgctgctgctgtcacgcaAGAGAATCCTGTCGGTCTTCACAAGGCAATGTTGCAGCCGTATTGGGAAGCCGTGCAAATGACTGATAGATACGATGTCTTTTCACCTGCTCGAAACACTTGCACTCCGTGATAACGTCGTGATAATCCATGGTAATCGTGATAATCGAAGTACACTTCTTAAAAATTATTagattgaaggcgtcatcggcgatgccttttaagACATTGCCCGACGTTTTCAGACTCGGGCATTTCAGGTCGGCCTTGCGGCAGAGTGCCAGTACGTCTTGTATATAGGCAACGTAACCCTCGGTGGACGTTTGAAATCGTGATTCCAATTCTTTCTTGGCAATTACCTTCCTACCCAACGGTTTTCCGAAGAGATCTCGCAGCTTCTGCTTGCAGGTCTCCCAGTCATGGAGTTCTGTTTCGTAATTTTGAAACCATACTCGCTCTGTTTCCAAAGTAAAACATTATGTTCGCCAGCATCACTGTGGGATCCCATTTGTTTTGACTGCTCACCCGCTCATACATCTCGAGCCAGTCGTCGATGTCGGCGCCATCGGTGCCACAGAAGGTTCCCGAATCACGCGGTTACGTGAGTACGAGAGTCTCTCCTGCGACATCGGTGAAGAAGCTCCGTTCTGAGtcgttacccagcacctccatcaAATGCTACGAAGAGGAAGCCTGACGGACAAACGTATGTATAACTATTTACATAGGGAAGAGTTGGTGGTAAACCCGCAGGCTGGTTCAAAGGTCACATCTCCAGTAGACAGTCTACCACCTCCCCTTCGTCTCCCTCTTGCGCGGACGGTCCTGTCTAAATGCACGGTAACAAGAGGAAAGGACAAAGGTATTTTTGTTAATACAAGTGACTGTTTCAATCCAGCTGTGGCGCACTGGCTCCAGCAAAAGTATAACATTCAGCACAGACACTGCGCTTTTATTGTAGGCTAATCACGCTGGATTACTTTCGGGCATGATGCGATGACCAAACAAACACtaactagaaaaaaaatatttacatacTTAAACTTATAGTACAGGTTCTCCCGAAATCTGCGCAGGAACATTCAACGCCTTCACGCTGACATTTCTGAGGAACTCTACTCCAACTTGGCAGCCCGCGCACTCGGAGTgagtccccctttttttttcctcttgcgtGCTCAAACTGCGGAGCACGCTTCCCAAACAGTGACGTAGCGCCCATTTGTTGCTGACACCAACTTCGTTAAGCGGCTTAATCGTCCGTGTCCGTCGCTGGTCCCTTGTGGGGCCCGTATATGATGTCGTGTAACGAAGGCTTGGGCCGCACGTTGTACAGTCCCCTGGAGCCGTGCTCGCAGTACGGGTAGTCCCTGAGCTTGTCTCGCCGCTGGTAGTAGCGGGCAAGCCAGTTGTCGCAGGGCAGCAGAGACGATCCGTAGGCCAGGTAACCCCATCGCAGGGGGCGGTGCGGCATGCCGTACGGCGGCCAAGGCGTAGACTGCCATACGTGGGCGCATGCCCCGCTCCTCGGCGCAGGCAACATGGCCAGCACCAGCACCAGCACGACCGGCAGCAGCAGGACCGGCGCGACCAGGCCGAAGGGGCGTGGCAGAGAGGACATGTTCctgaaaagacaagaaaaaggGGTGACATTTCGACGCGCGACGCAAGATACACGTGGTACGAGGCAGTGTGGGTCGGAAACGATGGCTGCATGCTCCGACTCTGGAAACCATGTCAAGATCTGATGGTAACTGTCTTGTTGGACGCGGTTGTCGGTACGGCAGTTTTATACATTCAATCGCAAGCGGAGTCTTAACGTGTGTCTATCGCTTTATAATAAAACTCATAGTTTCTTTCGTTAGAATCTTATGCAAGCGCCATGTGGTGTGGTTTGACCTACCATGCACCACAACGGATGTTTTTCCGGCTGTTGGAGTCTGTTCGAACCTGACGGAGCCCGTTGGAAGCTAGTTGGATAAGGGCGCCGGTAATAAAAGCCAGTCTTGTGCCGAATGACAGCAGTACGCCACATCGTATACGATGTGGCGTACTGCTGCCATGTATACTGCTGCAATGTACCAGGTATACCTGGTCTCTTGCCTAAAACTGGAGAGTGTGACGCAACGTCCACGTCCTCACTGAAGTCCACGCGACTTTGCTCGACAAAAGCTATCATCGTATACACTCTGTCTCCCGCTCGTTCCTCATTTCCCGAAAATATATCTTCCTCGGCGAGAAACGTCTGCACTAATCTCCCTCGTGTGTGTGCTTCCTTCCTCGGAATATTTATCGGGTGGAGGAAGACTCACTACGAAGACTTCGAAGCGGTGCGGCCCTTACGTCTGCCTAAACTTGGAAATTGGGTTTACCATCGAAAAACAATGTCAAATATCTGAAGTGCTCCGCTTCTGCTTACTTTGGACATGCCCATGAGACAAAGACTGATCAACCTGACGGCTCATGGACAATACATTTCACAAGTAGCTCCTGCAGTATCTGCATGAAACGGGCCTCCGTACTTTTGTAGAATTTCATTTCCACATTGTGCCGTCTTGCAAACcagacgaaaaaagaaagtactCGCAGCTGCCACCGTTCGAACAATGAGTCGCGTGTATTTTACGCCCAGCGCGTGTGTTCCACTTTGCCATTACATTCAGTGACATAACCAAAATTCTCACTCGCTAACCGGGAAACAGGTCTATGGAGCACCAGCTCGCAGGGATGACCATTAACGCTTATGGTAAGTGGATTGATTTCTGCCGAGTCGCACACATCCTTATTCATTATTCGTGCTCTGTCTTTGCTTTGCCTTTTCTTGCCTCTTTATTTGTCTGTGTGGAGagaagggaggggggcgggatATCGggtattctttttgttttttgataAAGTGGCAAGGTAACGAAATTTTCGCATTCATGTATCCTTTCGCATGTTCAAGATCTCATATAACCGCTACTACCCGCTTGATTTCGATACACAAAACATCGGTTTCATATAAACAATCAAATACCATCAGTGCTATTATTAGACTAATGTTGCATTCGATACGAACCGCTTCCTGATCCTTCCCCCcaccctttatttttctttctataAGGTATATGTAGCAAATTCACCATATCACAAATCATATAAATAAATACGATGCCCAAAGAACACCTTTAACACAACTGGGTTCCATTTTAAAACAACTTTTTGGCGGGATATATTTAGTTTCATTGGGGTATTTCTAAATAAGCTTTGTCTGCAATCTAAGCTTTTGTTAAACGCAGAGGCTGTCGTGACTGGTAACCTCCGTCGGAGATGCcaccttttccttttttgtgcgtacgtgcttgcgtgcgtgcgtcggTGGCAAGGGAACTCCAGACGTGAATAATTGACGTTTCGGCTCTGGAGGGATTCGAACAAAACTACTGGGGAATAATTTATCTACGTACGTACGAAATAGGAACGCCAAGTGCAATGGTACCGGATTTATATTGACTACCTATAGGAAGTAAGGCATATTGTTGGGCCAGCCGATTCATAtattcagcaaaattttaaacttcGCAAGGAAGACAGGGAATGACCAGAAACATAGACGCGCACGAAGAgctttgtgtgtgcgtctgtttctgttcatgtcctgtcttcctcgcgcagtttaaaattttgctgaaacTGCCTATGAAGCTACCTGAAACTACTAGTGCACACAGAAACCATGGTACACTCGGACGACAGCGCGTACATGTATACACATGTCCAACCAAGCCAGACTCAATCCTGCGACGTCGCGCTCAGCAGCAGAAAACCATAGACGGTGACACAGCTCTGTACGTTTTACTATATTTCGAAAACAGGGCGTTTGACATAATGCATTAACGAAGCAGTACTTACTCTGTATCAGTTCGTAATAATAAGTACCAGCCAATAGTTATAGCGAACATTCTATTAGCGTAGGCGGCCGGCCAATAAAGTATAGCTCTTACGTACGAAAATCTTCGTAAATTCTGTACCGGGTATCCTGATGCTCCCCTAATGCATCACAGCGGAGAATGTCAGGCAGCGCCCTCACGTCATACACAGCAATGCTCGAGAAAGAGGAGGAAATGATGCGCCCGGTTCTCCCGCTTAGAGAACAGGGGGGAGGTAGACTAGGTGAGcagcacgccccctcccccccccccccccttttcccttCACTGTCGTTTTGTTCAGACGTCGTCGTGCTACACGCATGACCGAGAAAACTATCGGCGAATCGGCCGACACGAGGCGATACAGGGAATACACGAGAGCAGGTATACCCGACGGACGACCAAGCGCAACGGTGAGACGTGTTCGCGCTCCTCTACTCCTTGCAAAGACGCGCTGCATTACGCGTGGCACGCCTAGCAGCCGCTTCTCCAATTtgccctctctctttcttgttgTGTTTGTTGCCATCTCCCTAGGCGTAACGACCCGCTTTCGGCGCGGAGACGATAAGTCCGTGCTGCGGGCCGTGGAGAGAAACGTAGGCTCTGAAACTCGGTCTTTTCGTAAGCGCGATTGGAAACGAGCTTCAACGCACCCCGCTATGATTTTCGTCGATGTCgcagtttctttctctctcagattTCGCCTCTCGATTCGCGAACGCCCTGGGCGCTGCAGAAGCGAGGGCTTCGTTTCAGCAAGCGCCTGTAGTGCTATTAAAGTCATACTATTAAAGCGAAACCTTTACttgccgcgaacttgcgatttcgccatggcgctgctccgaggaggcacattacgtcacaacgcgcgcctcgccgcggatatttctctacCTCTGTCGCtctctagtcactactgcgcatgcgccactagtagcaccgagccacaggtgttccgccgctgcccAGCGCCGCGCCTTACCGCCTCCgtcgtttggtatgacgtcacacacgTTCCTCGCCGTTGCGCTCGCcttcgctcgcttcgccagctgcgtagcatgcctgataacatgtcggagcattcaaaaggagagctcgcgtgcgtcgcaaccacagttgaggcggcagtatgtacggcgacaattctggtaagcaggaggaggcctggaatagacatcggaacgagatgaagaggaaacgaatcgcccaggaaacagacgaacagcgcgccgaacgactggctaaacgccgcaacatagctagacaaccagacta encodes:
- the LOC139057914 gene encoding uncharacterized protein; translated protein: MTRLFLHGYGLVNMSSLPRPFGLVAPVLLLPVVLVLVLAMLPAPRSGACAHVWQSTPWPPYGMPHRPLRWGYLAYGSSLLPCDNWLARYYQRRDKLRDYPYCEHGSRGLYNVRPKPSLHDIIYGPHKGPATDTDD